A window of Adhaeribacter arboris genomic DNA:
AACATTTAAAAAAAATAGGCTTAGGCGCAACTGCCGGGATATTAGGTTTATTTGGCACGCCGGAATCGCGGGCTGACCAACGGGTTACTCCGGCTTATGCCAAAGGCATGAAGCCCGTTAAGATTAAAAGTGTAAAAGCCATTGGTACAGCTCCCCAAGGTTCTAACTTAATCGTAGTAAAAGTAGACACCACCGAACCGGGTTTGTATGGTTATGGCTGTGCCACTTTTACCCAACGGGCCGAAGTAGTAGTAACTGCCATTAATAACTACCTGAATGATTTATGTACCGGCAAAGACGTCGACAATATTGAAGATGCCTGGCAATCGACTTACGTTAGTTCTTACTGGCGCAACGGACCGGTGCTCAATAATGCTTTGAGCGGATTAGATCAGGCCCTGTGGGATATTAAAGGCAAAAGAGCCGGTATGCCGGTGTATCAACTACTAGGGGGCAAAGTGCGCTTCGCGGTTCCTTGCTACACCCACGCTAACGGCAAAACGCCCGAAGAAACCGCCGACGACGCGAAACGGATTATGGACAGCGGCTTTAAATACGTACGGGTGCAGCAAGGTGGCTACGGCGCTACGGCTATCTCCTCTAAACCCGATTTTAAAGATGCCGGCTTTGGTGGGGCGGATGATCAATACATGAACCAAACCGCCTACCTGAAATCGGTACCGAAACTTTTTGAAACGGCCCGAAAAGTGTGCGGCGAAGAAGTAGAAATACTCCACGATATTCACGAACGGCTGGACCCGATGGATTCCATTAACCTGATTAAAGCTCTGGAAGACTATCGGCCCTTCTTTATTGAAGATCCTTTTTCGCCCGAAAATCCGAAATGGTTTAAAATGCTCCGGGAGAACACCACCGTACCGATTGCTATGGGTGAGTTGTTCAATAACCAGAACGAATGGAAAGAAGCCATGATCAACCAATGGTTCGATTACATCCGGATTCACGTGTCACAAATTGGTGGTATTACGCCGGCCATGAAAGTAGCTCGTTTAGGCGAATGGTTTAACGTAAAAACCGCCTGGCACGGTCCGGGTGATGTATCGCCGGTTGGACATTCGGCTCAATGCCACATGGATTTGGCCATTTGGAATTTTGGTATTCAGGAAGCCGTGAGCTTTAATGACAAGACTTTAGAAGTATTTCAGGGTTGCCCTACCATGAACAAAGGCTACATGTCGGTGAATGAAGTACCTGGTTTAGGAGTAGAAGTGAATGAGAAAGCAGCGGCAAAATACCCTATTTCCAACAAAGCGGGTAACTGGCAAGTACGTAAATTCGATGGCACTATCATCCGGCCTTAATATAGAGGTCGTCGGTATTCCTTACGGCAATTTTATAAGTATACTCTTTCCCGAACTGCAAAAACATACGCAATCATGTTAGAACTACAGCACCTGCAACCCTGGTTTTACTTGTTATTCGCTTGACTTTGCCGCTTATTTGATTCTATCATTTTAATAATTCCTCCTAAATAAAGAAGTAAATTTGACGAAAATTCTTTGCAAACTAAACGCCCAGGGAGGTACTCCCGCTTAGCCTTATTACCTGCTTAGGAATTTGCCGCTGAAAGAACCCGCTGGTTTGATTTAGTTCGCCTGGTAATGGTAGAAGCCGCGAATGATAACAAAAACCCTAATGATATGGCACCAATTAGAGGAAGCACCAAAGAAGATTACACTTCCCCGCTACCGTTCTCCGAAACTATATTGAACTCGAATTTACCGTAAAATACCAGTCTCTCATTAGGTAAAATCCATTATGTTCATTGGGAAAGCTCTAAAGTTTAAGTAATTTCTACTTTTAAAACAGGATTTCTGAGAAAGCCACTCCCTCTTTCAGACACTTCTGTTTTATAACTAATCTAAATTCGTCATTATGAGAATAAAGTCTTTTTACCTTGTTATTTTAGGTTGTTTTATCTGCTCCGCTATCCAGGCCCAAATGCAGGTAAGCGCTAACAATCGGTACTTAACCAATCGAAAAAACCAACCCTTTTTCTGGTTAGGCGATACGGATTGGGAGTTATTTCACCGACTTACCCGCGAAGAAGTTGAACAGCTTTTAGAGACCCGCCGACAACAAGGTTTTAATGTCATACAGGCGGTTGCCTTAGCGGAATTTAACGGCATCCGGGAGCCTAACCGATACGGCGATGTGCCGCTCGTAAACGATGATCCCACTAAATTAGCTATAACTCCCGGGGCCAACCCTGCAAACGCGGAGCAATACGATTACTGGGACCACGTCGATTTTGTGATTAAATCCGCCGCTAAAAAAGGCTTGTACATTGGTTTATTACCCACCTGGGGCGATAAAGTAACTCCGAAGTGGGGCGAAGGTCCCGTGGTATTTAATCCGGAAAACGCCGAAGTATATGGTTCTACGCTGGCTAAAAGATACAAAAATCAATGGAATGTAATCTGGATTTTAGGCGGCGACCGGCCGGCAAAATATAAATCGGACCGGGAAGGTCAAATGAAAGAATACGATCAAGTACCTATTTGGCGGGCGATGGCTCAGGGTATCCAAAGCGTTTGGGGCAAAGAAGCTTTCATCAGTTATCATCCGTCCGGCGGTTCTAATTCTACGTCGCAGCAAATTCACAACGAGGATTGGCTGGATATGAACGCTTTTCAATCCGGCCATGGCGCCCGGGAAGCACCCGCCTGGGATTACGTAACCCGCGATTTAGCCCTTACTCCCCCGAAGCCTACTCTGGATATGGAACCTTGTTACGAAGACCATCCGGTAAATCCCTGGGATGGTAAATGGACCCGGGTCCGGGGTTATTTCACGGCCTACGACGTAAGAGCCCGCATTTACCGGGGAGTTTTTGCCGGGGCCTGCGGCGTTACGTATGGGCATCATAGTATCTGGCAGTTTGTAAATCCTAAACTGTATAAAACCATTAACCTGGGCGATACTTTAATCACCTGGCAACAAGCTGCTTTGGCTCCCGGCGCCAGCCAAATGCAATATTTGAAAAACCTGATGTTATCGCGCCCTTATTTCTCCCGGATTGCCGACCAAAGCTTGATTTTATCGAATAGAGGAAGCACTTATTTGGATGTAGTTTCTGCTACCCGCGATGAAATAGGCGCTTACGCCATGGTTTATCTGCCCCAAAACAAACCGGTTACCATTGACTTATCTAAAATTTCCGGACAGGCCAAAGCCATTTGGTGGTACGATCCGCGGACTGGAAAAGCAACCCCTGGAAAAACAGTTAAGGCAAATGACAAACAAACTTTTACGCCGCCCGCCGAAGGGAAAGATTGGGTCTTGGTAATTGATGATGCTTCTCGGCAATTTAAAGCTCCGGGCAAAATATAGATAGTTATACAAACAAGATAAATCTTCTCTAACAACAGTTTGTAATTCTGGTGCCGGAATAAAGAGTTCAAATTCAAATAGAATCAGGTATTAAAAAGAAATGTTAGTAATACAAGTTAATTCTAATCCAAATCGGAGAAGAAAACTTGTTAGAATGCAACTTTATGTATTTTTACAAGAACCTAACGCTAAATACAGTAAATTCATTCATAATTTTAGTATTGTTAATATTGCTTAAAACTTAAAATAACTTCATGAAGAGATTAATCTTTATTTTTTGGTTATTTATAGGATTAACCAGCTTTGTACTCGTAGCGGATTTTCCAGCAGCCGAAATCAAAAATGAATCTATTAAAGCCAAGCTCTACTTACCCGATGCTCAACGAGGCTATTATCAGGGAACCCGGTTCGACTGGTCCGGCGTGATACCCAGTTTGGAATTTCAAGGTCACCAATACTTTGGGCAATGGTTTGAGAAATACGACCCCAAAGTACATGAGTCTGTTATGGGGCCGACGGAAGAATTTATGGTAGTGGGTTATGATGAAGCGAAGCCCGGCGACACTTTTCTTAAAATTGGGGTAGGTTCCCTGCGCAAACTCGACGCTGCTCAATATTTCTTCGCGAAATACTACGACATTGTGGATCCGGGAAAACGGACCGTTAAAACAAAATCGGACCGGGTTGAATTTACGCACGAACTAAAGGATGCGGCCGGTTACTCTTATATCTACCGCAAAGTAGTGCGGCTCGTAAAGGGTAAACCTCAACTAGTACTGGAACACAGCCTTAGAAATACCGGCCAAAAAGCCATTGCCACCAGCGTGTACAATCACAACTTTTTTACCATTGATAACGAGCCTACCGGCCCCGGCATCGAAGTTAAGTTTCCGTTTAACGTGCAGCCAGCTGGTAGCACCCGCGGCTTTGGCGACATGGTGCTGGCCGATGATAGTAAAATAACTTATACGCGACAATTAAACAAAGGCGAACAAGTATTCAGCAGCAGTTTAGAAGGTTTTGGTACCAGTGCCAGAGATTATGATTTCCGGATTGAAAATCGCAAAACCGGGGCCGGTGTTCGCATTACCAGCGACCAGGCTATCCAAAAAATAGTTTACTGGGCCTGCTCCACTACCTCGTGTCCCGAACCTTACATTGCCATTAACGTTGCTCCCGGACAAGAAGTTAAATGGCAGATTAATTATGACTTTTATACTTTCCCCAAAACGGCCGCCACGCGTTAATGAATTATTAATCCAGAGCAGCAGGCTTATGGCTTTCGGGAAGCGGCGCTCCCGCTCTCTAAACGGGAAAAAAGTGTTTGCTTTTAGCAAACAAAATAAAGCTTGAACTGCCAATGGAGCAATAAAATCAGCCGGGTACCGGTATTCGCCCCTCACTTAGATGGCTATCGCTAACTTTCCGTAATGGAAATTGGCCTGGCCGGCTGACACTGATCGGAGAAAACAACCCCAATAAAAGAGCCGGACAATTATACTTTGTCCGGCTCTTTTTATACGAAGCACTACAACGGAAGCTGCAGATTTAGAAATAAGAACTAAGTTAACTTTGTGGCTTGCCGGGCAATTAGTTTCCATTTTCCCTGTTGTTTTTGCCAGATAAGCAACACTGCCAGCTTAGTACTGCCGGGGGTGCCGCCGTTATTGGTTTGAGCGGTAAAATTATGGCGAACAATAGCTGTATTTCCTACCAATTTTATAGTTTGGTCCGTTACATCCATGGTCACAAAGTCATTTTCGCCGCTAACCAATACTTTAATAAAAGTAGCTTTGTCTTCTAATAATCCGTTAGAATGGCCATAGCTTAAATCGGCGGAGGTAACCTGGTCTAATATATTTTTATCCCCGGCCAGCATTCCTTTTCTTAAGTTAGCAACTGCTTCCGCCACGGCTTTTTCGTCCTTGGATTGGGCTTGGGTGCCTACAGATAACACTAAAAATGTTAAAATTACATAAAGGCTTTTTTTCATGCTGTGTTTCCGGTAATAAGATATAAGTAGTTGCTCGTTGTTCGCTTAATTAATCTATGAGGATCAGCAAGTTATCTCACCTGGTAGTCTACACTAACTTCGTCGAAGTACTTAATACTTTGAGAATTATAAATACAATACATAAAGCCTTCTGAGGAAAACATCCGGCAGTTGCTTTAGTTTAAAAAAGCTCCCCGTTTCATTAAGATTTTCTGGCGTTTTTGCTCACTGCTTCCATTAAACCGCGCATGTAACCAATAGCAAACAAATTACCTAAAGTCATATAGCCCGGTCGGGTATTTTCTTCGCCGGCCATGGTGGGCACGTGGTCGGGGCGGATAGCGCCTTTAAAGCCAATTTCGTAGTAGGCTTTCATGGCTTCGTACATATCAATCTGGCCTTCGTCGTGGAAAGTTTCGGTAAATTTGGTACTCGGCAAAACGCCGCTTAAATCCTGCACGTTGCGGAAATGCACAAAATGGATTTTACCGGCTTTGCCCCATCTTCTAATTAAGGAAGGAATATCTTTGCCCATTAAGGCAAAATTACCCTGGCATAAAGTAACGCCATTAAAATCACTCGGCATAATTTTTAACATTCGGTCGAAGCTTTCTACGGTATTCATAATCCGGGAGATTCCTTGAATGCTGTGTACCTGCGGGTCATCCGGATGCAAGGCTAACTTCATTTCTATTTTTTCGGCTTCCGGTACTACCGCTTTCAAGAAGTATTCCAGGTTCTTCCACATGGTTTCTTTGGTTACTTCGCCGTACTTGGTTAAAGGTTTGTTTTTAATATCGTCGTAATCAAAAGCCGTAACCAAAGCGCCTCCCCGGGCTGGCCGGTCCATTTGGGTACGGGCCCAGCTAATTACCGGCATCCAGTTATAACAAATAACATTTACCCCTGCTTTTTTTAAGTTTTTCATGAAGGTGATGAAGTTGGAAATTTCTTCGTCGCGGCCTTCTAAACCTAATTTTGTTTTTTCTCCCAAGGAAGGCGGACCTTCCACTACGGTATAATTTAAACCTACTTTTTTCCAGGCTTCTTTAACCCCGGCAATAGCCTGATATTCCCAGGGTTTTACATCGGTTAACCCGGTCAGTCGGGTATCAATACCCGCCACTGCACCCAGGGCATCCATCTGTTTAGCCAATTCGATTAATTGTTTATTAGCTTCAATACCGGCAAAGTAGGCCGTACTCATTTCCATGCCCGCATCTTTGGCCATAGAGTTTAAAACCGCATTGTTTTTTTAGTAGCAGCTAAAGCCGGAGAAGTAGCAGAATTTATTCCACCCAATGATATGGCTGCGGCCAGGGAAGCACTTTTCTTGATAAAGTCCCGACGATTATCTTTCATGAATACTTTTAATTAAAATGATGACAGAAATAAGTACAAGGTGTTCGTAAAAATAAAAATAGGTCGTTTTAGTAGGTAAGCATATAGGTAGAACAAGGTTTTCTTTTAATGAGTTTATCTTTATTTAATCCCGCATTTTACGAAAAAACAGATAATTTACCAACCTTCTTTTATTTTAAAGCTCAGGCACTTACCCCGGATTCCTTTAAAGATAACACTGCTTGCATCATGGCTTTGGTATAGGCTACATTGTAGGCCTGGGCGGCATAGCCGCCGCCACCCGGATACATATTTTTAATACCGCCGGGATGTTCTTTATCGTAGTCGAGTGCCCGCGGATGTTCGGGGTAAATACCAAATTTGTAACCTAGTTTAAAAATCTCCTGCATCACCGCAAACATATTTACCTGACCTTCATCAAAGAAAACTTCGGAGTACTTTACGTAAGGTTTCTCCACGGTAACATTGCGGTAGTGAATATGATTAATCCGATCGCGCGAACCCAGGTACCGGAAAACTTCAATTGGGTCTTCACCCATTTCGCGGGTAACGCCGCAGTCGTAGGTCATGCCGTTCGAAGGGCTATCTACAATTTGTAAGAGCCGCTGCCAATCTTTAAAAGTAGCCATAATTTGGGCGTGGCCGTGGCTGACCGGAATGGGTGGATCGTTGGGGTGTAAAGCCATCCGGACGCCAGCTTTTTCAGCCACCGGAATGACTGCTTTTAAAAAATACGTTAAGCTATTCCAGAGCATTTCGGCGGTTTGCGGGGTGCCTAATTTGGGATCGGTGGGCAGATTTTTTCCTTTTTCGTAATCAAAACTGGTGTTACCCGCTCCGCCGCGCGTTTTTTCTTCGTAATATCCTTCCATGAGCCGGTGAGCGTAAAAGTTATATTCTACCACCGGTAAACCCGCCCGGCCAGCGGCTACTAACGAATCCTGTATTTTTTTATTTCCTCATCTCTTCCTTCCCGGCCGTAAATGGTATTCGGGTGTTCTCCGATCATCATGTTTATTACCGTTAAACCTTCGGCTTTAAAGCGATCCATTATTTCCCGCAAACTTTCTACGGTCCAGGGGATAGGTGGGCCTCCCATTAACACATAATCCACGCCAATTTGCTTGATCTGCCTCATTTCGGCGACCAAAGCATCGCTGGAAACTCCTACCGTTAACCGGGGCATATTTTCCCCTATTTTAATGGGCCATTCGGCATTTTTAGCGGTATTTGCTCCGCCGGTGCGAACAGCGATAGCATTTTCTGCCTTTTCGTTTCCGGAGGAGGAGCAGCTACTTAAGCCTGCTACCGAGAGAGCGGCTAAAGCGGTACTTTTTTTTAAAAAATTTCTGCGGTTATCTTTCATAATGCTACATTTTTAATTTTAGCTGAACAGAAAATCTTTTTTAAGTTGCTTGGAAAAGCTTCATATACATTTTAAAGCCGCCTAAAGGTTATTCTTTATCCCACCAAACCCGGGTAGTATACAAATCCGGCCCCTGATTCTTAATGGCGTTTTCAACACTGGCCGCATTTAAAGATTTTTCCTCGAAAGAATACATCAAACGTCTTACCGGGGCTCCACCAGTGGCATTGAGCGCATAGTTAATTTGCTGCAGCGTAGGAACTCCGGTGCGCCGCCAGTTCGACCAGGCTTCAAAAAAGTCCAGGTACATGTAATGCGCCAGGTAAAATTGCGTGTGAATTTGTTGCATCATTTCCGGCATGCTGCCGGTTAAAGGATGCGCCGCGATATAGGTATCTATTTCTTCAGGAGTAATCGCCACATTTGCCACGCTGCTGTTCGGGTATAAAGTAGATGACTCCATGTTGGCCCGGATTGCTTTGTGGTAATGCTCCTGCGGTACGCCGGTTTCCCAACCACGCAGGGCAGCTTCGGCCAGCAAAAACTCTACTTCCGAGTAGCTTAAAATAATAGTAGGAGCCGAAAAGTTGGCAATAGTAGCGGTATTAGGCTCAGAGTATTCGCGCAGCAATTCATTTTTCCAACCCGGGATAACCGTGCCGATGGTATTGGGATCGTAGCCGTTGGGCAAGGCTTTTTGTAGTTCGATAGCCGTAGTCTGGGAAATTACCTGTCCTTGTTTGGCGTCAATGTTACCTTCCCATAAAGTCATGTAAAAAGGTATGCGGGGGTCTTGATTGACCTGCAATAAATCCAGAAAAGTTTTGCCCATTTTTACAAAGCCCAAGCCTTGGTTACCTTCCGGTAAACTTTCTCTTTTTAATTCGCGGGCATCCCAGTTCCAGGTATTTTCATTAGCCGAGATATGCGCCAGTTTGGCCATATCGGCGTTGCTTTGCATTACCCCACCCGCAATGGCTTTTTGAGCCCAAGTCTGCGCCATAGTCGGGTCAACTTTGGTTAACCGCATAGCTAACCGAAGCATTAAAGAATAACCAAATGCTTTCCATTTCGGAACGCTACCCGCGTAAATAACATCGGCAGCGCCAAACGAAGCTTTCGCAGCATCCATCTGGTTTATAGCAGCTTCCAAATCCTGCAGCATCCAAGGGTAAATGTCCGATTGTTTATCGTAAGCGGGTTTATAAATACCTTCCGGGGCGCCGGCGGCTTGTTTGTACGGTACGTCGCCGTAGGCATCGGTAACCCGGTGGAGGGCGTAAACTTTCCAGATTTTGGCAATGGCATTTTGATTAATCAGTTCCGGATTTCCTTCGGTTTCCCGGATCACAATCATTAATTCCCGCAAATGCGACGTATAAACCGTTTCGAAGAAATTACCGGTTTGGGCGTTTACCACTCCTTTTTCGCCGTACCAGAAATTTTGCAAAGTAGCGTGGTACTGCATAATCCCCGAAGCATATTTAATATTAGTCCGGTTACGGTCGGTGGTACCGGTTCCTACCGTGCGGATGATGCTATTGGTAAATAAAGGATCAATAGCCGGCTCGGTAAAGGAATTGGGGTTGATGTTCATTTCTTCAAAACCTTTGTCGCAGGCGGTTAAGAAGAAAACTGCTAAAAAGCCGGTTCTAAAAGTGAAGGCAGCTAGTTTACGTTTTATGTTGTTCATAGTATTCTGATGCTTTTTTGGATAAGACACTATTACCTTTATCTATTTTATAATCGCACGCTTAAATTAAAACCGTAGGTGCGCGTAGAAGGCAAACCAAAGTTTTCTAAGCCTTGCGCGTTGCCGCTGCTGTAATTAGATTCGGGATCGATGTTTTTGGTGCTGCGATAGAGTATTAGCAAGTTGCGGCCTACAAAAGAGATATTAGCCGACTGAAAAGGAGTTTTGGCTAACAATTTAGCAGGCAACGTATAGCCAATGTTGAAAGAACGGAGCTTGATAAAATCGGCCTTTTCGACAAATTCGCTGGTGATGGTGTTCCAGATGCCTTTGTAATACGTTTCGGCCGGAACGTTTTTCGTGAAGGCTTCGCCTTTTTCGTTTACCCCGGTAACGGTTACCCCGGTTTCTCTGACATTATTTTCAACGGTGCGTTTATCTAAACCAAACTGGGTTCCGTAAGCGCTAGTAGCCGAATAAATACTGCCCCCCCACCGGCTATCGAGTAAAAAGCTTAAATTAAAGTTTTTAAAGGAAAAATCGTTATTTAAACCTACGGCTAAAGGCGGTACTCCTTTACCCAAAGGCACAACCGGGCCGGCAATAGGCAAACCATTCGAGCTGTTGTAAATTATTTGCCCGTTGGCATTGCGGGAATACGTACTACCGGCAATCTGACCAAAAGGCTGCCCCTGGTAATGGGTAATCCAGCCGTTTTCGGTACGAGTAGTGGCACCCGGTAAACGCAAACTGGTTAAACCTAATTCCGGCGCAATACTAATAACTTCATTTTTATTATAAGCGGTATTTAAAGCCATGTTCCAGGATAAACCACTTTCGCTGGTAATCGGAGAACCACTTAACATTAGCTCAATGCCCCGGTTTTTCATTTTACCTACGTTCAAAGCCACGGCGGTATAGCCACTGGATTGCGGCAAAGTAGCATTTACAATATCGTTGGTGGTAGTCCGGTCGTAAAGAGTAACATCTACTCCCAGGCGGTTATTCAAAATTTTGGTTTCAATACCTACTTCGGTGGTGGTAGAGGTATAGGGCGTTAATAAAGTGGGTAAAGTGGGGTTGGTGACATTCATTAAGGTTTGCCCTAGATGCTGTTGTGATTGCGCCGAAAAAGTTTGGGTAATCGCGTAAGCCGTGGGTGCTCCGCCCCCTACCTGCGCCCAGGAAGCACGAATTTTAGCGTAATCTAACCAGCCGGGTTTAGTAGCCCAGGCATCGGAAGCTACAAAACTCAAACCCACCGAAGGGTAGAACAAACTGTTATTCTTGGGGTCTAAGGTAGAGAACCAATCGTTGCGGCCGGTTAAGGTTAAATACAAATAATTATTAAAATCAATATCGGCGGAGGCAAACAAAGAATTTATTCCTAGTTCACTGTAGTTAATAGCAAAATTCTGGCTTCTGCCGTTCGCAATAAAGTATTGGTAGGGCCGGTTAAACTGACCGCTGGAAAGGCTAAGGCCATCGAAAGTATTGCGCATTTGATTGCCGCCCGCAAAAACATTCACGGAAAAACGACCTACATCTTTCCGGAAACCAATGGTACCCTCCAGGTTGGTTTCGGATTGTACGCTCTGGTCGGTAGTCATGGAGCCGGGCTGGTTAAAGGCGAGTCCGGTTGGTTGAATGGCGTAAGCATCAAAGTTTACCTGGTCAATTCCGAAGCGGGCCCGCACATACAGCGCATCGGTAATATTGTAAGTAGTATTAAAAGAACCAATAAACCGTTTTTTAGTATCGCCGTTTTGTACTTTGTTAATGGCAAAGTACGGGTTGGTGGCGTATTCATAATCGCTCCATTTAAATTCGTTGCCGGTAGGTAAGTAGCCGGGCAATAAAGTTTCGATTGGGATATTGGTGGCCAATAATTGAGCGCCGGTATTCGGGTT
This region includes:
- a CDS encoding enolase C-terminal domain-like protein — its product is MEELDKDVLESRREHLKKIGLGATAGILGLFGTPESRADQRVTPAYAKGMKPVKIKSVKAIGTAPQGSNLIVVKVDTTEPGLYGYGCATFTQRAEVVVTAINNYLNDLCTGKDVDNIEDAWQSTYVSSYWRNGPVLNNALSGLDQALWDIKGKRAGMPVYQLLGGKVRFAVPCYTHANGKTPEETADDAKRIMDSGFKYVRVQQGGYGATAISSKPDFKDAGFGGADDQYMNQTAYLKSVPKLFETARKVCGEEVEILHDIHERLDPMDSINLIKALEDYRPFFIEDPFSPENPKWFKMLRENTTVPIAMGELFNNQNEWKEAMINQWFDYIRIHVSQIGGITPAMKVARLGEWFNVKTAWHGPGDVSPVGHSAQCHMDLAIWNFGIQEAVSFNDKTLEVFQGCPTMNKGYMSVNEVPGLGVEVNEKAAAKYPISNKAGNWQVRKFDGTIIRP
- a CDS encoding glycoside hydrolase family 140 protein, translating into MRIKSFYLVILGCFICSAIQAQMQVSANNRYLTNRKNQPFFWLGDTDWELFHRLTREEVEQLLETRRQQGFNVIQAVALAEFNGIREPNRYGDVPLVNDDPTKLAITPGANPANAEQYDYWDHVDFVIKSAAKKGLYIGLLPTWGDKVTPKWGEGPVVFNPENAEVYGSTLAKRYKNQWNVIWILGGDRPAKYKSDREGQMKEYDQVPIWRAMAQGIQSVWGKEAFISYHPSGGSNSTSQQIHNEDWLDMNAFQSGHGAREAPAWDYVTRDLALTPPKPTLDMEPCYEDHPVNPWDGKWTRVRGYFTAYDVRARIYRGVFAGACGVTYGHHSIWQFVNPKLYKTINLGDTLITWQQAALAPGASQMQYLKNLMLSRPYFSRIADQSLILSNRGSTYLDVVSATRDEIGAYAMVYLPQNKPVTIDLSKISGQAKAIWWYDPRTGKATPGKTVKANDKQTFTPPAEGKDWVLVIDDASRQFKAPGKI
- a CDS encoding nuclear transport factor 2 family protein, with translation MKKSLYVILTFLVLSVGTQAQSKDEKAVAEAVANLRKGMLAGDKNILDQVTSADLSYGHSNGLLEDKATFIKVLVSGENDFVTMDVTDQTIKLVGNTAIVRHNFTAQTNNGGTPGSTKLAVLLIWQKQQGKWKLIARQATKLT
- a CDS encoding mannonate dehydratase, translating into MAKDAGMEMSTAYFAGIEANKQLIELAKQMDALGAVAGIDTRLTGLTDVKPWEYQAIAGVKEAWKKVGLNYTVVEGPPSLGEKTKLGLEGRDEEISNFITFMKNLKKAGVNVICYNWMPVISWARTQMDRPARGGALVTAFDYDDIKNKPLTKYGEVTKETMWKNLEYFLKAVVPEAEKIEMKLALHPDDPQVHSIQGISRIMNTVESFDRMLKIMPSDFNGVTLCQGNFALMGKDIPSLIRRWGKAGKIHFVHFRNVQDLSGVLPSTKFTETFHDEGQIDMYEAMKAYYEIGFKGAIRPDHVPTMAGEENTRPGYMTLGNLFAIGYMRGLMEAVSKNARKS
- a CDS encoding twin-arginine translocation signal domain-containing protein, producing MKDNRRDFIKKSASLAAAISLGGINSATSPALAATKKTMRF
- a CDS encoding mannonate dehydratase, yielding MVEYNFYAHRLMEGYYEEKTRGGAGNTSFDYEKGKNLPTDPKLGTPQTAEMLWNSLTYFLKAVIPVAEKAGVRMALHPNDPPIPVSHGHAQIMATFKDWQRLLQIVDSPSNGMTYDCGVTREMGEDPIEVFRYLGSRDRINHIHYRNVTVEKPYVKYSEVFFDEGQVNMFAVMQEIFKLGYKFGIYPEHPRALDYDKEHPGGIKNMYPGGGGYAAQAYNVAYTKAMMQAVLSLKESGVSA
- a CDS encoding twin-arginine translocation signal domain-containing protein, which gives rise to MKDNRRNFLKKSTALAALSVAGLSSCSSSGNEKAENAIAVRTGGANTAKNAEWPIKIGENMPRLTVGVSSDALVAEMRQIKQIGVDYVLMGGPPIPWTVESLREIMDRFKAEGLTVINMMIGEHPNTIYGREGRDEEIKKYRIR
- a CDS encoding SusD/RagB family nutrient-binding outer membrane lipoprotein; its protein translation is MNNIKRKLAAFTFRTGFLAVFFLTACDKGFEEMNINPNSFTEPAIDPLFTNSIIRTVGTGTTDRNRTNIKYASGIMQYHATLQNFWYGEKGVVNAQTGNFFETVYTSHLRELMIVIRETEGNPELINQNAIAKIWKVYALHRVTDAYGDVPYKQAAGAPEGIYKPAYDKQSDIYPWMLQDLEAAINQMDAAKASFGAADVIYAGSVPKWKAFGYSLMLRLAMRLTKVDPTMAQTWAQKAIAGGVMQSNADMAKLAHISANENTWNWDARELKRESLPEGNQGLGFVKMGKTFLDLLQVNQDPRIPFYMTLWEGNIDAKQGQVISQTTAIELQKALPNGYDPNTIGTVIPGWKNELLREYSEPNTATIANFSAPTIILSYSEVEFLLAEAALRGWETGVPQEHYHKAIRANMESSTLYPNSSVANVAITPEEIDTYIAAHPLTGSMPEMMQQIHTQFYLAHYMYLDFFEAWSNWRRTGVPTLQQINYALNATGGAPVRRLMYSFEEKSLNAASVENAIKNQGPDLYTTRVWWDKE
- a CDS encoding SusC/RagA family TonB-linked outer membrane protein, yielding MKKRLWLKLLFLSVTFLLVDRNALAEDNKAKTALNQIITLKLEKTELSVILREMEDRSGIHFIYSTQIIDATRKVSVNASNKKLAQVLTDLFTPLRIDFEPVGGEIVLKRLKTSGLVPTADNTHTVLASSKKRMVASTITGKITSATGEALPGVTVLVKGTTTGTASGSDGSYSITAPADNGTLVFSFIGYTTKEVPFNGNATINVILLDDTKTLDEVVVTALGIKREKKALTYAVSEVGGEKLTQAREINVGNALAGRVAGVTASGTSGGPGSSSRIVIRGNGSLNGENQPLYVVNGMPITNNNQGAAGTFGGVDRGDGLASINPDDIESISVLKGGTAAALYGARAANGVILITTKSGKAQKGIGVEYNTNYTLQQAVNLLDWQYEYGSGSLGAAPTTQAQAIANGRMSWGARLDNSPVIQPDGQPRPYTAQKNNLKNFYQTGTNFVNTLALTGGNEIARFRFSASNLDNKAIVPHNTMNIKTFNLSASATLAKKIVFEGNAQYNIEDVKNRTYLADFQLNPNTGAQLLATNIPIETLLPGYLPTGNEFKWSDYEYATNPYFAINKVQNGDTKKRFIGSFNTTYNITDALYVRARFGIDQVNFDAYAIQPTGLAFNQPGSMTTDQSVQSETNLEGTIGFRKDVGRFSVNVFAGGNQMRNTFDGLSLSSGQFNRPYQYFIANGRSQNFAINYSELGINSLFASADIDFNNYLYLTLTGRNDWFSTLDPKNNSLFYPSVGLSFVASDAWATKPGWLDYAKIRASWAQVGGGAPTAYAITQTFSAQSQQHLGQTLMNVTNPTLPTLLTPYTSTTTEVGIETKILNNRLGVDVTLYDRTTTNDIVNATLPQSSGYTAVALNVGKMKNRGIELMLSGSPITSESGLSWNMALNTAYNKNEVISIAPELGLTSLRLPGATTRTENGWITHYQGQPFGQIAGSTYSRNANGQIIYNSSNGLPIAGPVVPLGKGVPPLAVGLNNDFSFKNFNLSFLLDSRWGGSIYSATSAYGTQFGLDKRTVENNVRETGVTVTGVNEKGEAFTKNVPAETYYKGIWNTITSEFVEKADFIKLRSFNIGYTLPAKLLAKTPFQSANISFVGRNLLILYRSTKNIDPESNYSSGNAQGLENFGLPSTRTYGFNLSVRL